A genomic region of Metopolophium dirhodum isolate CAU chromosome 1, ASM1992520v1, whole genome shotgun sequence contains the following coding sequences:
- the LOC132932692 gene encoding uncharacterized protein LOC132932692, with product MWKLKRDIEDDEDLLMLGAGPTLQKRNLFGVDELLKNLQDDDIGLNGELRSSFKNFLRMSTEDFENLICLIGPAIHKQNTNWRAAISVTERLALTLRFLATGDSYHSMMYQFKISTQSISLIVPEVCEAIVNALSEYIKMPSSSEEWKKIAIDYNKIWNFPQCVGSMDGKHVVIEAPILSGSDFYNYKGTFSIVLFAIVDANYNFIYVNVGCQGRISDGGVFKSTGFQKLMENSTLNLPDKRALPGRDKLSPYVFVADDAFPLSPNIMKPYSGHQPKASKNRIFNYRLSRARRVVENVFGIMASIFRVFRKPMLLQPEKVDKIVLACVHLHNYLRKHSSKTTYNPPGTFDSEQLDNGTVETGSWRREHQSLQSFLPIHQVPRKSSIEAAEVRDEFSEYFISHEGEVPWQLNYC from the exons ATGTGGAAATTGAAAAGAGATATTGAAGACGATGAAGATTTACTTATGTTGGGTGCTGG ACCAACtttacaaaaaagaaatttgtttgGTGTCGATGAACTTCTAAAGAATTTACAAGATGATGATATTGGTTTGAATGGAGAATTGCGATCTAGctttaaaaactttttgagGATGTCAACTGAAGATTTCGAAAACTTAATATGTCTCATTGGTCCAGCAATCCACAAACAAAATACTAATTGGAGAGCTGCTATTAGTGTGACTGAACGTTTAGCTCTGACTTTAAGGTTCTTGGCAACGGGAGACTCTTACCATAGCATGAtgtatcaatttaaaatatctactcAGTCAATATCACTTATAGTTCCTGAAGTTTGTGAAGCAATAGTTAATGCTCTGTCGGAGTATATTAAG ATGCCTTCAAGCTCAgaagaatggaaaaaaatagctattgattacaataaaatttggaattttCCTCAATGCGTCGGATCTATGGACGGAAAACATGTTGTTATTGAAGCACCAATACTAAGTGGAagtgatttttataattataaaggcACATTCAGCATTGTACTATTTGCTATTGTAGATgctaactataattttatttacgttaATGTTGGTTGTCAAGGCCGTATATCAGACGGAGGAGTATTTAAAAGTACTGGATTCCAAAAGCTCATGGAAAATTCTACTTTGAACCTTCCAGATAAAAGAGCGCTGCCAGGTCGGGACAAATTGAGCCCATATGTTTTTGTAGCTGATGATGCTTTTCCTCTTTCACCCAATATAATGAAACCCTATAGCGGACATCAGCCTAAAGCTTCGAAAAACCGTATATTCAATTACCGTCTCAGTCGTGCTAGGAGAGTTGTAGAAAACGTATTTGGTATAATGGCGTCAATATTTAGAGTATTTCGAAAACCTATGCTACTGCAACCGGAAAAAGTTGATAAAATAGTATTGGCTTGTGTTCatcttcataattatttaagaaaacatTCTTCGAAAACCACATACAACCCACCAGGTACATTTGATTCAGAACAATTAGATAATGGAACAGTAGAAACAGGATCATGGAGAAGAGAACATCAGAGTTTACAATCATTTTTACCTATTCATCAAGTTCCCCGAAAGTCATCGATCGAAGCTGCAGAAGTAAGAGACGAATTTAGTGAATACTTCATCTCACATGAAGGTGAAGTTCCATGGCAATTAAACTATTGCTAA
- the LOC132932693 gene encoding zinc finger MYM-type protein 1-like yields MKKSDATSLAQEIVKLIQENNLDINKCIAQCYDGASVMSGVYSGVQQKISEIVPHAVYIHCYAHRLNLCLVDCIQNVPLIVDFFDSIQNFYKYLMNSQTRYELFIEAQKNKNVKVIHLERLVDTRWYYWYTSLQKVRSRYTVIIEVLTFLTEHGDQTVRAVGLLKILSTFKFIMILEVMVSVLECIHCLSCELQNSSIILSKAMLLVKSSRNNILKLRCEESWLKFHHKATEIAICNGIKTQTHSKHEKRKQTFNKHLNDYFVQSTLGKARCKEKDVSSLKVELLYQVIDRIVTQLDERFSKNEQVFDIFNVFDYTNADFLNAEFVAVNKFLDHYKGFQINSLSLPSEFSSIKATLELENMSQFKLELIFNIVLNLPFAFPETIKILSIMIKNFLRTSIGDERLNDLMVLGVETEEAKQINLNDAVDDFAKMKDRRYPLY; encoded by the exons ATGAAAAAATCTGATGCTACTTCTCTAGCTCAAGAAATAGTTAAACTTATTCAGGAGAATAATTTGGACATCAATAAATGCATTGCTCAATGTTATGATGGTGCTTCAGTGATGAGTGGTGTTTATTCGGGTGTGCAACAAAAAATCAGCGAAATTGTTCCTCATGCAGTGTACATTCATTGTTATGCCCACCGATTAAATCTTTGTTTGGTTGACTGTATACAAAATGTGCCCTTAAtagttgatttttttgattctattcaaaatttctataaatactTGATGAATAGTCAAACTCGTTATGAACTTTTCATAGAagctcaaaaaaataaaaatgttaaagtaaTTCATTTAGAAAGGCTGGTTGATACTCGTTGGTATTATTGGTATACTTCATTGCAAAAAGTAAGAAGCCGATATACTGTAATTATCGAAGTATTAACTTTTCTGACTGAGCATGGCGATCAAACAGTTAGAGCAGTAGGACtactcaaaatattatctacttttaaatttattatgattttggaGGTAATGGTTAGTGTCCTAGAATGTATACACTGTTTATCATGTgaacttcaaaattctagtatTATTCTATCAAAGGCCATGTTATTAGTGAAATCTTCAAggaataatatcttaaaattacGCTGTGAAGAATCGTGGTTGAAATTTCATCATAAAGCAACTGAAATAGCAATTTGTAATGGCATAAAAACCCAAACTCATAGTAAACATGAGAAAAGAAAACAGACTTTCAACAAACATTTGaatgattattttgtacaatCAACTTTGGGAAAAGCTAGATGTAAAGAAAAAGATGTTTCAAGTTTAAAAGTTGAACTGTTGTATCAAGTAATCGATAG GATTGTAACACAGTTAGATGAACGTTTTTCCAAAAATGAACaagtttttgatatatttaatgtatttgacTATACAAATGCTGACTTCCTTAATGCAGAATTTGTTGCTGTTAATAAGTTCTTAGACCACTACAAAGGTTTTCAAATTAATTCTTTAAGCCTACCATCTGAGTTTTCTTCAATTAAGGCAACATTAGAACTAGAAAACATGTCccaatttaaattagaattaatattcaatattgttttaaatctaCCATTTGCATTTcctgaaacaataaaaatattgtctatAAT GATAAAAAATTTCTTAAGAACATCAATTGGTGATGAAAGGTTGAACGATTTAATGGTTCTTGGAGTTGAAACTGAAGAggcaaaacaaataaatttgaatgATGCAGTTGATGATTTTGCAAAAATGAAAGACAGAAGGTATCCGCTATActaa
- the LOC132932691 gene encoding uncharacterized protein LOC132932691 codes for MNKKKWTTEETCKLIELYRESPILWDAKNLNHKNKFKTADALKEIAFTFNTDSSEIDRKLKNVYSQYTRERRNYKAMKKSGAGKEFHAKWFGYELMSFLQDKNKPRKTREFGLDECQLPCSTVVQYTTHLGSH; via the exons atgaataaaaaaaaatggactaCTGAAGAAACGTGCAAGCTGATTGAATTGTACCGTGAATCCCCAATATTGTGGGATGCCAAAaacttaaatcataaaaataaattcaaaacagcTGATGCATTGAAAGAAATAGCGTTCACATTCAATACCGATTCTAGTGAAATAGACAggaagcttaaaaatgtatactcgCAATACACAAGAGAAAGGCGTAATTATAAAGCTATGAAAAAATCAGGAGCTGGAAAAGAATTTCATGCTAAATGGTTCGGATATGAACTTATGAGTTTTCtacaagataaaaataaacctaGGAAAACTAGAGAATTTGGATTAGATGAATGTcag ttgcCATGTAGTACAGTGGTGCAGTACACAACTCATCTAGGTAgtcactaa